One genomic region from Leptospira tipperaryensis encodes:
- a CDS encoding STAS domain-containing protein gives MARVEFDSLYIETTKSSLPNKEVLLVVFNGKVTNSNSFEISRKIHFIFEEEVYNIILDLSGLEYINSVGVATILTLIKTVDQHSGKIVIGGLNHFLENVIRLMELPKKVEIYNSVEEAKKAFS, from the coding sequence ATGGCGAGAGTAGAATTCGATTCATTGTATATTGAGACGACCAAATCCAGTCTTCCAAATAAGGAAGTCTTGCTCGTTGTATTCAACGGCAAAGTGACCAACTCCAATTCTTTCGAGATTTCCCGTAAGATACATTTTATCTTTGAGGAAGAGGTCTATAATATTATTTTAGATCTTTCCGGCTTGGAATATATCAATAGCGTGGGAGTCGCGACGATTCTTACATTGATCAAAACTGTGGATCAACATTCGGGAAAGATCGTCATTGGCGGACTCAATCACTTCTTGGAAAACGTAATCCGTTTGATGGAACTTCCGAAAAAAGTGGAAATTTATAATTCTGTCGAGGAAGCCAAAAAAGCTTTTTCGTAG